A single Phycisphaeraceae bacterium DNA region contains:
- the dprA gene encoding DNA-processing protein DprA, with product MPNIDPSTFDLLTLTLVPGLGPVLIGRAVEALGSPAAAVAASETTLRGIKGLGADRARKAASGLREASRLAERECAEAERLGARIIGWDEPAYPSLLRTIPGAPPVLYVLGRAEALSSDGYPVAIVGSRSCTPYGIEQSERFAMHLAQAGLTVVSGGARGIDTAAHRGAMRAGAGSSGGVTVAVLGCGLTHRYPPDNVQLFDSMISSGGALVSELPLSTPPTAENFPARNRIISGLSLGVIVIEAGRKSGALITARDAAESHGREVFAVPGRVDSAASEGTLSLLKSGGAALVTHPADVVEALEGPARHQFLGTHAARFQLAPCDGEGVGEDLPAATHAESSGGPWNGVGLSDSQRVIVEALADAMTVDELSRATGMDVGALRGEVTMLEIQRRVRRVGTRIARV from the coding sequence ATGCCGAACATCGATCCAAGCACGTTTGATCTTCTCACCCTCACCCTGGTGCCCGGCCTCGGCCCTGTACTCATTGGGCGAGCCGTCGAGGCGCTCGGCTCCCCGGCGGCCGCCGTCGCGGCCTCGGAGACCACCCTGCGGGGGATCAAGGGACTCGGAGCGGATCGCGCTCGAAAGGCCGCATCGGGTCTGCGCGAGGCGTCGCGACTCGCGGAGCGGGAGTGCGCCGAAGCGGAGCGGCTTGGTGCTCGCATCATCGGCTGGGATGAACCGGCGTACCCATCTCTGCTTCGCACGATTCCCGGCGCCCCGCCGGTGCTCTACGTGCTGGGGCGGGCCGAAGCCTTGTCATCCGATGGCTACCCGGTGGCGATCGTCGGCTCCCGCTCATGCACTCCCTACGGCATCGAGCAGTCGGAGCGGTTCGCGATGCACTTGGCGCAGGCCGGCCTCACGGTCGTGTCCGGAGGGGCCCGAGGCATCGACACCGCCGCGCACCGCGGGGCTATGCGGGCGGGGGCGGGCTCGTCCGGCGGGGTGACGGTCGCGGTCCTCGGCTGCGGCCTCACTCATCGCTACCCGCCCGACAACGTCCAGTTGTTCGATTCGATGATCTCCTCCGGCGGGGCGCTGGTGTCGGAGCTTCCCCTGTCGACTCCGCCCACTGCGGAGAACTTCCCCGCGCGCAACCGGATCATCTCGGGCCTCTCGCTCGGCGTCATCGTGATCGAGGCGGGGCGCAAGTCAGGGGCGTTGATCACGGCCCGCGACGCCGCGGAGTCCCACGGCCGCGAGGTCTTCGCCGTGCCCGGCCGGGTAGATTCTGCCGCGAGCGAGGGGACGCTTTCGCTTCTGAAGTCCGGAGGAGCCGCCTTGGTAACCCACCCGGCCGATGTCGTCGAGGCTCTCGAGGGGCCGGCGCGGCACCAGTTCCTGGGGACGCACGCGGCGAGGTTCCAACTGGCCCCGTGCGATGGGGAGGGCGTCGGCGAAGACTTGCCTGCCGCGACCCACGCCGAATCGAGCGGCGGACCGTGGAATGGAGTCGGACTCAGCGACTCTCAGCGGGTGATCGTCGAGGCGCTCGCCGACGCGATGACGGTCGATGAACTGTCGCGGGCTACGGGGATGGACGTCGGTGCGCTCCGGGGGGAGGTCACGATGCTGGAGATCCAGCGGCGGGTCAGGCGAGTGGGCACTCGCATCGCCAGGGTGTGA
- the kynU gene encoding kynureninase, protein MAHAASAGTARRTDYRNDEAFARSMDRADPLAPWRREFEFPSRLATGKGASRRDCVYLVGNSLGLMPRSARAAVEQELDDWASLGVEAHLKGRQPWFSYHEVFREMGARLVGAKPGEAVMMNSLTANLHLMMVSFYRPTSFRYKIVVEDSLFPSDSYAVASQAAFHGFDPDQAVVRLKPRQGEQTLRTEDIVDYLRDEGETVALVMLGAVNYLTGQWFEMEKITAAGKEQGCMVGWDLAHAAGNVPMRLHDWGVDFAAWCSYKYLNSGPGAVAGCFVHQRHAKDSSLPRFAGWWGNDPKTRFRMEPGFVARPGADGWQLSNPPILAMAPLKASLEIFDQVGMAALRKKSLALTGYLEWIVDTVAGQAVEIVTPRDPRQRGAHLSLAVRAGDGGARAKKNPSRSLFDRLTQAGVVCDFREPNVIRAAPAPLYCSFHDVWRFGKALESALT, encoded by the coding sequence ATGGCACACGCGGCGAGCGCAGGCACGGCACGACGAACGGACTACCGCAACGACGAGGCGTTCGCCCGGTCGATGGACCGGGCCGATCCGCTCGCGCCCTGGCGCCGGGAGTTCGAGTTTCCATCCCGCCTGGCGACTGGCAAGGGGGCAAGCCGGCGAGACTGCGTCTACCTGGTCGGCAACTCGCTGGGCCTGATGCCGCGATCGGCGCGGGCGGCCGTTGAGCAGGAGCTGGACGACTGGGCCAGCCTGGGGGTCGAGGCGCACCTGAAGGGCCGCCAGCCGTGGTTCTCGTACCACGAGGTCTTCCGCGAGATGGGTGCCCGCTTGGTCGGGGCCAAGCCCGGCGAGGCGGTGATGATGAACTCCCTCACGGCCAACCTGCACCTGATGATGGTGTCGTTCTACCGGCCCACGAGTTTCCGCTACAAGATCGTCGTTGAGGACTCCCTCTTCCCGTCGGACAGCTACGCGGTCGCCAGCCAGGCCGCGTTCCACGGGTTCGACCCGGACCAGGCGGTCGTCCGGCTCAAGCCCCGGCAGGGCGAACAGACCCTGCGCACCGAGGACATCGTCGACTACCTCCGCGACGAGGGCGAGACCGTGGCCCTGGTCATGCTGGGCGCGGTGAACTACCTGACCGGGCAGTGGTTCGAGATGGAGAAGATCACCGCAGCGGGCAAGGAACAGGGCTGCATGGTCGGCTGGGACCTCGCCCATGCCGCGGGCAACGTGCCGATGCGGCTGCACGACTGGGGCGTCGATTTCGCCGCGTGGTGCTCGTACAAGTACCTCAACTCCGGTCCCGGCGCAGTCGCCGGCTGCTTCGTCCACCAGCGACACGCCAAGGACTCCTCCCTGCCGCGGTTCGCCGGCTGGTGGGGGAACGATCCGAAGACTCGCTTCCGCATGGAGCCCGGGTTTGTTGCCAGGCCCGGGGCGGACGGCTGGCAGCTCAGCAACCCGCCGATCCTGGCGATGGCCCCGCTCAAAGCCTCCCTCGAGATCTTCGACCAGGTCGGGATGGCGGCGCTGCGGAAGAAGTCGCTCGCCCTGACCGGGTACCTTGAGTGGATCGTGGACACCGTCGCGGGACAGGCTGTTGAAATCGTGACGCCGCGGGATCCGCGGCAGCGGGGGGCCCACCTCTCCCTCGCGGTGCGCGCCGGGGACGGCGGGGCTCGGGCGAAGAAGAACCCGAGCCGCTCGCTCTTCGACCGCCTGACCCAAGCCGGGGTGGTGTGCGATTTCCGCGAGCCGAACGTGATCCGCGCCGCGCCGGCGCCGCTGTACTGTTCGTTCCACGACGTGTGGCGCTTCGGCAAGGCGCTCGAATCCGCCCTGACGTGA
- a CDS encoding FAD-dependent monooxygenase, translating into MAIGDGKKVVIVGAGLAGSLMACYLADLGYEIHVYERRPDPRKKGYVGGRSINLALSARGIKGLAGAGLDKKVLAEAIPMRGRMVHPVSGPLAFQAYSKNRSDAINSISRGGLNLLLIEAAAKRPGVKFYFDQRCLDVGLDAPSVTFKDQRPAEEGGAGLTGRVEADLVIGADGAFSAVRARMQIQDRFEYSQSYLGHGYKELHIPARRGRSGPEFAMEPNALHIWPRGGSMMIALPNPDKSFTCTLFWPFEGPHGFGNLKTPEQVERFFKGNYPDFPALSPSFVQDYLTNPVSSLVTVRCAPWWTPGSKPRQITGGVGGTVLIGDAAHAIVPFFGQGMNCAFEDCTALAECLKRFGGDLTRALPQYGEDRTDNAEAIADMAITNFIEMRDKVASRAFRAKKKLEHALHAILPGHFVPLYNMVSFSTIPYAEARRRAQRQSQVIQAVAIWAGVVVGGLALGMLIGRLRAGG; encoded by the coding sequence ATGGCCATCGGAGACGGCAAGAAGGTCGTGATCGTCGGGGCCGGGCTCGCCGGTTCGCTCATGGCGTGCTACCTCGCGGACCTGGGCTACGAGATCCACGTCTACGAGCGCCGCCCGGACCCGCGCAAGAAGGGGTACGTCGGCGGACGATCGATCAACCTCGCCCTCTCGGCGCGGGGCATCAAGGGCCTCGCCGGCGCTGGGCTCGACAAAAAAGTCCTTGCCGAGGCCATCCCGATGCGCGGCCGGATGGTGCACCCCGTCTCGGGCCCCCTCGCTTTCCAGGCCTACAGCAAGAATCGCTCCGACGCGATCAACTCGATCTCCCGCGGCGGACTCAACCTCCTCCTGATCGAGGCCGCGGCGAAACGCCCCGGCGTGAAGTTCTACTTTGACCAGCGGTGCCTCGACGTCGGCCTCGACGCACCGAGCGTGACCTTCAAGGACCAGCGGCCGGCCGAGGAAGGCGGCGCCGGGCTCACCGGCAGGGTCGAGGCCGACCTGGTCATCGGGGCCGACGGCGCCTTCTCCGCGGTCCGCGCCCGGATGCAGATCCAGGACCGCTTCGAGTACAGCCAGTCATACCTCGGTCACGGGTACAAGGAACTCCACATCCCCGCCCGCCGGGGGCGCTCCGGGCCCGAGTTCGCGATGGAGCCCAACGCGCTGCACATCTGGCCGCGGGGCGGCTCGATGATGATCGCGCTGCCGAACCCGGACAAGAGCTTCACCTGCACGCTCTTCTGGCCCTTCGAAGGGCCTCACGGGTTCGGTAACCTCAAGACGCCCGAGCAGGTCGAGCGGTTCTTCAAGGGGAACTACCCCGACTTCCCCGCCCTCAGCCCCTCCTTCGTGCAGGACTATCTGACCAACCCGGTCAGTTCGCTGGTCACAGTGCGGTGCGCACCTTGGTGGACGCCGGGCTCCAAGCCGCGGCAGATCACGGGCGGTGTCGGCGGGACCGTCCTGATCGGCGATGCCGCCCACGCGATCGTCCCGTTCTTCGGGCAGGGAATGAACTGCGCGTTCGAGGACTGCACCGCGCTCGCCGAGTGCCTCAAGCGGTTCGGCGGCGACCTGACCAGGGCCCTGCCGCAGTACGGCGAGGATCGGACCGACAACGCCGAGGCGATCGCCGACATGGCGATCACCAACTTCATCGAGATGCGGGACAAGGTTGCGTCACGGGCATTCCGGGCAAAGAAGAAGCTCGAGCACGCCCTCCATGCGATTCTTCCCGGTCACTTCGTGCCGCTCTACAACATGGTGAGCTTCTCGACCATCCCTTACGCCGAGGCGCGCCGGCGGGCGCAGCGGCAATCCCAGG